The Gloeocapsa sp. PCC 73106 genomic sequence TGCTTAGACTGGTTGTTTTTCTACTCGTGTTTATCGCTACACTTGCTAGTGGAACTTTATCTGAGTCAACCATGCTAACTGATCCTTTTTTACAACTTCCTGACGCTAACTCGGTGCGCGTTGTTTGGTTTACCGAGTTTTCTGGTGTTGAACACTACGTTATCTACGGCGAAAAATTAGCTCAGCGAGTCACTGCTAACACGAGTAAACTTAGTAGAGTCGCAGAAGATGAAAAATCCCGCGTAGATCCCCCCTATACTCACGTTACCCCCAGAGATATTTGGCGCCACGAAGCGCTAGTTACCGGACTAATTCCAGCCAAACGCGTCCCTTATCGAGTGGTTAGTAAATACTCAAGTCAGGAAATAACCAGTAGAATCTTTAGCTTGGCACCCAAACCTCCCATCGAGGCTAATGTTAAGATTTTGTTAACTTCTGATCATCAATTGATGCCAATGACAGCGGCTAATTTACAACAAGTAGCAGCATTGGAAGATGAGTTAGACGGCATTTTTTTAGCAGGGGATTTAGTTAATATTCCCGATCGCGCTTCAGAATGGTTCGACGATCGCCGTGGGGGCGCTTTTTTTCCCTGTTTACAAGGACGGGCTAATTATCAGTTAACCAGTAATGGTGTGACAAATACTTATCGTGGGGGAGAATTAATCCAACATATTCCCCTATTTCCAGCGATCGGTAATCATGAGGTCATGGGACGATTTTCGTCGAATTTATCATTAAATGAGCAGTTTGATGCTTCTTTTCCTCGGGAAGCTGCCAATGCAACTTATCAACGTCTAGCTTCAGAAATTAACCCTTTAGATAATTCAGAGATTAAAGCAAATTGGCTCAAAAACTATAGCTTTAATACAGATACCTATCACGAAATTTTTACGCTTCCAGGTGAAAAATATTACAGTCTCACCTTTGGTAATCTCTGGTTAGGAGTTCTCTACGTCACCAATATGTGGCGATCGCCCAGTCTCAATCCCGAAATCACAGGTAGATATCAAGAAAGAACCCTAGACTTAAATAATCCTGAAAATTGGGGATATGGTCAACATATCTTTGAATCTATCGCCCCAGAAAGTGAACAATACCGTTGGTTAGCTCAAGAGTTACAAAGTGAAGCCTTTAGTAACGCCAAGTATAAAATGGTCATGTTTCACCATCCTCCCCATAGTTTAGGTGGTAACGTCGTCCCACCCTATACCCAACCGAGACAAAAAAAACACTACGATGAGCAAGGAAACTTACAAAGGATTACCTACGATTATCCCCAAGCTGAAGACTACATTATCAGAGATTTGGTACCCCTATTAGCTTCTGCGGGGGTAGATTTAGTCTTCTATGGTCACTCTCATCTCTGGAACCGTTTTTATGATCCCAGTACTAATCTTCACTTCCTAGAATCTTCCAACGTAGGTAACAGTTACGGCGCCTATTGGGGAGATAGCAAAAATCGTCCCCTCCAAGAGTCTAAGGGTAACCCCAATGGTTTAGAAGCTATTGTCCCGACTATTGCACCTTTAGCGACGAGTTTAGGCGTCCCTCTACCCTATATTGCCAGTAATGATTTGACGGTCTTTAGTATTCTAGATACTAGTAAAGGAAGCGTGAGTAGTTATCGCTTTGATACTCAAGACGCCCAAAGTCCAATTATTAAATTTGATGAGTTTGTCATTGGAGAAAAAAGATAGCTATAACCATACGTCCCGCCCAAATTAAAGATCTCCACAGCGTAGCTGAAGTATTAACTAACAGCTTTCACCCTCCTCAAGGACTATTTTTCTGGATGTACCCTTTGCATAGACTGGGTATGTACGAAGACTTACGCAATCGCCTCTCAAGAAGTCCCTCTGATTATGTCTGTTTGGTGGCGACTCTCCACGACGAAACGATCGTAGGAACCGTAGAAATTGCTTTACGTTCTACCTATGCTTTTAATTTTATGGGCACAAAACGTCCTTACATCTCCAATCTAGCAGTGAGACTAGCCTATCGACGTCAGGGAATCGCCCGGAAATTACTGCTCAAATGCGAGCAAATCGCCTTAGACTGGGGTTATGAAAAACTGTCTCTTCACGTTTTAGCTGATAATTATCAAGCCCAGCAACTCTACTTTAGCAAGGGGTATAAGATTGAAAAAGTCGATTCAGGAATGGACGATTGGTTTTTAAATCGCCCCAAAAAATTATTGTTGATTAAATCCGTTTCTGTTTAAAATTGAGACTAGGATCTGTAAGACTTATACTTAACAACTATGTTTATATTAATACTGCTTGGTTTTTTAGTAGAAATTATTATTACCGCTATTAGTTTAGTTTTACCGGTAATGCTCTTTCGTGCAGCGTGGAATACTGGTCAAAGTTGGTTAATAGCTGGCAGTTTAGGGGTGGGTCTTTATCTTTTTGCAGTTACCAGTTGTCTTGTTTGTGTCACCGTATATCGTTTTTTGCCTAAAACCCAA encodes the following:
- a CDS encoding GNAT family N-acetyltransferase gives rise to the protein MYEDLRNRLSRSPSDYVCLVATLHDETIVGTVEIALRSTYAFNFMGTKRPYISNLAVRLAYRRQGIARKLLLKCEQIALDWGYEKLSLHVLADNYQAQQLYFSKGYKIEKVDSGMDDWFLNRPKKLLLIKSVSV
- a CDS encoding metallophosphoesterase family protein codes for the protein MLRLVVFLLVFIATLASGTLSESTMLTDPFLQLPDANSVRVVWFTEFSGVEHYVIYGEKLAQRVTANTSKLSRVAEDEKSRVDPPYTHVTPRDIWRHEALVTGLIPAKRVPYRVVSKYSSQEITSRIFSLAPKPPIEANVKILLTSDHQLMPMTAANLQQVAALEDELDGIFLAGDLVNIPDRASEWFDDRRGGAFFPCLQGRANYQLTSNGVTNTYRGGELIQHIPLFPAIGNHEVMGRFSSNLSLNEQFDASFPREAANATYQRLASEINPLDNSEIKANWLKNYSFNTDTYHEIFTLPGEKYYSLTFGNLWLGVLYVTNMWRSPSLNPEITGRYQERTLDLNNPENWGYGQHIFESIAPESEQYRWLAQELQSEAFSNAKYKMVMFHHPPHSLGGNVVPPYTQPRQKKHYDEQGNLQRITYDYPQAEDYIIRDLVPLLASAGVDLVFYGHSHLWNRFYDPSTNLHFLESSNVGNSYGAYWGDSKNRPLQESKGNPNGLEAIVPTIAPLATSLGVPLPYIASNDLTVFSILDTSKGSVSSYRFDTQDAQSPIIKFDEFVIGEKR